The DNA window gcggtggcggggactggtccggggatgtcagcggtggcagggACTAGTCcgaggatgtcagcggtggcggggactAGTCAGGGGATGTCAGCGGTGACGGGGTCCGGcaccgtgaccctggcagtgtcttttaaataataaaggggatgatgatgggagctgtATTTTCAGAGattttatcctgtttgtgacgccaaattaaCATGccagccccagggccttaggcgatactcggaaccgggccggactagtccggggatgtcagcagtgGCGGGGCCTGGTTCCGAGTACCCCCGACCCTGGAGTTCGGCGTGTCATTTTGGGGTCACGATCATCCTAATAGACTTTCTTAAccgtcacccccatcctccacctccaactaccaccctcatcctccattcctgcctcccgtCCGCCGCCATCTTTCCCTTCCTGTACGCATAGCGGCAACGGAATCGGGCCAAGCCACcctgtgacgacgcagaggatctgcacccccaacCAGgctatgagtaggttaaaacacttgccccgtggggcgctacacaagcaGCAAAGAATATAACACATCATCTAATAAAGTCTCTGTGTACCTGGACCCCACAATCCTGCAGCCTCCGGAGACATTGCTCGGCTTGCTCAGCTCTTGATGTATAGGGCAGGACGGTCAATAATCTGCCATTGTACAGACCTGCAAATAAGTGGATTGTTAAAGTTGAGAAGCACAAAAAAAATATATCCTCATTCAGCAATTCTAGAAACAGGTTAGTAAGACATTGACTGTTACACTGATTGTAATGGAAAACACGTCAAAAAAGGGTTAATTGATCGCCgcatttattaaaggggttatcgggTCACAAACACATTTACATAGTAAAGAAATAgactatatttaaagggaatctgtcaccaagtttttgctacctcatctgagagcagcataatgtagaggttgaggccctgattccagcggtgtcacttactaggctgggtTTTGCAGTTTCAattaaatcagtgttttatcaacaggagataatCACTACTAGACTAGATGTCTCTCATGCCTCCTAGTCCTGCTGCTCTGtgcaaccccacccacaccactgcttAGTAGCTTTCagtgtgtaaccccgcccacaccactggttAATAGCTTTCagtgtgtaaccccgcccacaccactggttAATAGCTTtgtgtgtaaccccgcccacaccactggttAGTAGCTTTCagtgtgtaaccccgcccacaccactggttAATAGCTTTCAGTGTGtaacccgcccacaccactggTTAGTAGCTTTCAGTGtggaaccccgcccacaccactggttAATAGCTTTCagtgtgtaaccccgcccacaccactggttAGTAGCTTTCAGTGTGTAACCCCGCTCACACCACTGGTTAGTAGCTTTCAGTGTGTAACCCCGCTCACACCACTGGTTAGTAGCTTTCATTGTGTAACCCCGCTCACACCATTGGTTAGTACCTTTCAGCCTGTAACCCCGCCCTCACCAGTGGTTAGTAGCTTTCAGTGTGtatccccgcccacaccactgattagtacCTTTCAGTCTGTAACCCTGCCCTCACCAGTGGTTAGTAGCTTTCAGTGTGtatccccacccacaccactgattagtacCTTTCAGTCTGTAACCCTGCCCTCACCAGTGGTTAGTAGCTTTCAGTgcgtaaccctgcccacaccactgattagtacCTTTCAGTCTGTAACCCCGCCTTCACCAGTGGTTAGTACCTTTCAGTGTGtatccccgcccacaccactggttAGTACCTTTCAATgggtaaccctgcccacaccactggtaAGTAGCTTTCAGTGTGTATCCGCGCCCACACCACTGGTTAGTAGCTTTCAATGTGTAACCTGCTCACACCATTGATTAGTAGCTTTCAGTGTGTATCCCTGCCCACACCACTAGTTAGTAGCTTTCAGTGTGTAACCCCACCTATACCACTGGTTAGTAGCTTtcagtgtataaccccgcccacaccactgattagcagctttctgtgtacactgtgcatatttagaaagctgctaattagtggtgggggtggggttatgcagagctcatgatTATAGAGGGCTATATGGTAACAAGTTAGTTAGTTCTTTAGTTACAATCAGATCTAGAGcccgcagcccagtaagtgacacatggctggaatcagggtctcagcccctacattatgtGGCAATAGTCTGGTGAGAGATTTCCTGTAAATTCATATTATATTTTCCCCTATGTAGACAAAACACATGCCGCAAATGGGACAAAAAAAACAACCCGCTAAGGGGGCTTCCACCAATGGTCCCTTTACTTTCCAACAACTTGATAGATAATGTGATATATGGACAATCTGCAGATCATGTATATTGTCTCACTGAACAGTCGTCTACCCATCTGGACTACTTGGTTCCTCGGCCATTAACGAGCAAGGATTATCTAGAAAATTAAGTATAACGAGGCCGATCAGTGTAAACAATGGCTTAGTAAAGTCCCCAGCAATCCAAGGAGTTTAATTCTCTGCGACCAGTGGCATCAATGACTGCCAAAAGCCAGAATTTATGTTGCGGGAAGTATTGATTTTCTTACTCTCCGGCAGTCAGTTATGTTATGAAGAATGACAGCGGGCCGGGGATCTGTCGTcgtacacacacatcgcatccctcACCTGAATGTAAAGTGACCACCGGCTCTGGGTCGTCAATTCTAGGACCTTGGCCCCCGTCAGTTCTAGTCATCGTACCATTAGTTGAGGCGGATAGTTGAGGCTGTTGGTCTCAGTACAGCTCT is part of the Anomaloglossus baeobatrachus isolate aAnoBae1 chromosome 9, aAnoBae1.hap1, whole genome shotgun sequence genome and encodes:
- the TMEM268 gene encoding transmembrane protein 268; this translates as MTRTDGGQGPRIDDPEPVVTLHSGLYNGRLLTVLPYTSRAEQAEQCLRRLQDCGVQVPVEQCKDSLQIPALIPEVHRYIFFNSRGFIMILAMFSCSSHKELEDHGKPCGKNP